Part of the Paenibacillus terrae HPL-003 genome is shown below.
TCACTGACAATCATACAAGTTGCATGCTCATCGGTGAACTGCGCGTTAAATTCAAATCCGATTGCAGTGAAAAAATCAATAGACTGTTGCAGATTCTTAACTGGTAAGTTCACAAAAATTTGTTTGGCTGTTACTGCCATGACACTTCACCCCTTCATTAGTCACAAATTCAGTTTTTTATGCTGCTTCTTCAACATAAGATAACTTATTTATCGTATAAAATCAAACAATCTAACATCTCAATCATCATACTAATGTGCCCAATTCAACTTACCCATAGTTCGAGATAATACAGTCGCTGCTTCTGCCCTCGTCACCGATGCAGCAGGAGCAAAACGGCCTTTCTCGTCCCCCTTCATAATGCCTAGGCCAGACAGAGTGTTGACAGCCGGAGCTGCCCATGTAGAAATGGCTTGTGCATCCGATAATGACGCTGAGGCACTTCCTACCGCTGTATCTTCCGCAGTCCCGGCGAAGCGCAGGGCTCGCTCTATAATCACAGCCAGCTCCTCCCTCGATACAGGAGTATCAGGCCTAAAGCTTCCGTCAGCGTAGCCGTTGATCAGCCCGACTGCGGTTGCGGTACGCACTGAATCCGCATACCACGCTTCCGATTGTACATCGTCAAAGCCCGTCACCGTGCGATCTGAATGCTCCAGTCCAAGCGTACGAACCAGCATCGCAGCCAGCTCCGAGCGTTGTACCTGACCGTTTGGCTCAAAGCGTTCGTTCGATAAACCCATCTCACCAGTCTTATTAGCTGTGGGCGCTGATTGATTTGCCCCTGCCACAATCAGACGCGTTGCCAAGCGTGTAATGTCCTGCTGCGCCCAATGACCGGAAATATCGCTGAACGATCCGCTTACATTAGCTTCTCCGCCATCCAGCACAACATAGGTTCCACCCGAACGTCCATACACGGTCAGTTCCTCGCCAGAAGCGGTAAAGGGAACCGGATGATAGGACAACTGTCCGGCTTGGTTAGTAGAGACCTTCACTACAGCAAGCTGGCTCGTATCTACCGTTGCGGGAGCACGTAGAAGATAACGTTCATACCTTTTACCGGAATTATCGCTACCCGCTAACGGTTGCTTGCGTCCATCTTCGCTTCGTAACTCCGCCACAACATCAACAGCCCGCACCAGCTTTCGCCCTGTCGGAATATCTGTGCGATTAGCCATTCCTTCGTTCGGCGTAACCCTAAAGCTTAAGGAGATCTGTTTTACAGGCACCTGCCAGGTGTCAGCCAGCTTTTGAAGAGACAGACGACCTGTTGCTAATTCATAGCCGCCCTGTGGCGTTTCTACTCGCAGGGTGTGAATACGGTCGTTCAAGACGGCACCCAAAGCATCTCCGTTTAGATTCACTTCCAATACCTTAGCATCCGCTTGCTCCCCTGCACGGATTACGAGCGTACCGTTCAACCCGTTCCGAATAACATTTTGTATGTCAACGGCTGGTACTTGTGTGACTGCTCTTTTCAGTCCGTTTTGCTCTGTCACGATGGACTTGGCTTGTACAACATTAACGCCTGACGAGCTATTACCATTCTGCCCGCTATTCGCAGTCTGACCTTGTCCGTTATTCACCGTTCCACTCGCGTTACCACTACTATTGTTCCCGGCGTTGTTGCTACCATTGCTCTCCTGCTGATCATCGTCATCATCGTCATTCCGACCACTCCCGCCATCAGTCGGGGGTTCCTCTGTTTTACGTGGCAAGTCAATTTGAGCAACCAATGGATCATGATCACTTACCCGCCCGTCCGCCGTGCTAAAATCCGCATTGATATGAACAATATCCAGCACGGATGATTCACTTATGGACGGACTGACCAGCAAATGATCCAGTGTTTGCGAATTGCCCTCATAAATATACGAATACCGCTCCTTCTCATCCAGCTTATCTACCAAATTCGTCAATTCTTGTCCCCGGACCAAAGCGAGCGTTTCGGAAAATTGAAAATCATTTAAATCTCCCAATACGACGATATTCGCCTGATGGTTTTGAGCCAGCACCGACTTCACAAAACCATTCACAATCGTTGCAATCTTCGCCCGCTGTATTTCGCTGCTTCGTACAGGTGGCTGAATCCCTCCAAATGGCGCCTGATCGCCCCCTTTGGAATTAAAATGGTTCGCGATCACAATCACCTGCTGATCTTCAAACTCAAATTCAGCAGCCAACGGCTTTCGTGAGTATTCAAATGCCGCATTCAGCGGATCCATACGACCGGGATTGAGAGAAAGCCCCTGCTCTCCATAGGTCACAGACGTAACCGAATCTCCCTTCGGCTTGTCCGTCAGCGTGACACGTTGCGGATTGTAGAGGAATCCGACCCGGATATTGCCACCGGGAGCGCCGCCATCCTTATTATTTTCAGGTGCTATATCTGTAAAAGCATACTCCGGCCCTCCATGAGCACGAATCGCCTCAATCAGCACCCGAAAGCTTTCCGAAGCATCTGTGGTGCCGTCATCCTTCTCACCGTTATTATCCTGAACCTCCAACAGTCCTACAATATCCGGGTGGTTCAAATTCACGGCGATGGCCTGTCCGAGCTGATCAATCCGTTTTCCATCACCGGGATCGAAATTTTCCACGTTAAAGGAAGCGACCGTCAGCTTGCGATCATCCTGTACCAGACGTGTGTTGGCTGGCTGGAGACCACCTGACACAATATCCGGCAGACGTTCTGGCAACAGCTTGAAATTGCTAAAGCTATAGCTCACAATTCCCGTGATGGGACCCGCAAAACGATCCCCTGTTTTCAACGGAACCGAAGGCTTGGCGTCAATCAAAATCCGCTGCGGATTCAGACTTTCTTCGGTCAGCATCAAGCCACCTGCTTCGGTCAATACCTCGCCAGTGTTCGCTCCGTTATCAATCCTGACCGGGATCTCATAACCATAAGGGCCGATTACGTGTGCATCCTTCAACTCTACACGCATGGCCTCCAGACTTTCGAAAAAGTCCAAACCATCCTCCTCCGGATCAAACACCGTCATTCCGTCATTTTCCACAACAGATGTTGGCATCACACGCCCCTCTTTTCCAAGCAAAATCGGAGATGGCAGTGGACGGTCCTTAGCGATCACCGAAACCGAAGAAGCTACAATTTCCGTGGTCGTCAGGTCAACTGGCTTGCTGGCATAGGTTCTTTCTGTATATTCCTTCACAGAGCCGCTGACCCGTACCTCATCCCCAACCTGCACACCGCTGCTAGGCTTGTGCACTAAAATGGCCTCGGATGTTTTTTCATCCTGATCCACCTTATCGTCCGCCTCCTGGATAAAGAAGCTGCTTCCCTTCACCATCGTCACAATTCCTTCGACATCTGTTACCTTTTGCCCCTCATAAGGTGAACGATGAGCCGCTCCCTGTATATCATGGATACGGAGCTTACCCGGCACATAGACATCTGTATATACACTTGCCCCCACAGTCGTGGGTGATGATTGCACCTCCGTATCTACTAAAGATGCGGGTTCTGCTGAAGCTTTTCTACCAGACAGTAGCCCCGGATCTCCGCCCGACAGCACAAGTACTACACTGAGCCATGCGATCCCAAATCTTTTTAATTTCTTGAGTAACGTTACTGCTATGTATTCTTGTTTCATCAAAAGACGCGCTCCTCCCAATTTTAGCTATGATCACGCTTACAATATATATTCCATGTTTAAACATAGCATAGAATAGTCAAACCAGTACCTGAATTATGTAAAATGAATGCTTCCCGCCGTAGCATAATCAGATCAAATTATTGTAAACTTGTTCTAATACAGAAAAAGGTGGCACACACGCTATGGAGCACTTGCTTAACGATCAGGTTAAAAACATTCAAATCAGCGGCATTCGCAAGATTGCCAATAAAGTTGCCGCATTGCCCGGAACCCTATCCTTAACGATTGGACAGCCGGATTTCCCTACTCCTCTGCATATTATGGAAGCCGCCCATCAGGCGATTAACGAAGGACGCACCTCCTATACGCCAAATCCAGGACTACCCGAACTGCGGGAAGCGGCAGCAGCGTTTGTATCCCATAAATACGGACTGAATTACCGTGGACAGGATGAGGTTATCATAACGAACGGTGCCAGCGAAGCGCTGGATATTGCCTTGCGCACGATTTTGTCACCCGGTGATGAGGTGATTTTGCCTGTGCCCATCTACCCCGGATACGAGCCATTGATCCGCTTGTCAGGTGGCGTGCCAGTGCTGGCTGACACCCGTAACAGCGGCTTTAAGCTGACCGCTGAGGTGCTGAAGCCGTATTTGACTGAACGGACGAAAGCCGTCATCCTCGGATATCCTTCGAACCCAACCGGACGAGTGATGAGCCGCGAAGAACTGAAAGCTGTCGCAGATTTGCTGAGAGAGCGTGATCTGTTTATCATTTCAGATGA
Proteins encoded:
- a CDS encoding aminotransferase A codes for the protein MEHLLNDQVKNIQISGIRKIANKVAALPGTLSLTIGQPDFPTPLHIMEAAHQAINEGRTSYTPNPGLPELREAAAAFVSHKYGLNYRGQDEVIITNGASEALDIALRTILSPGDEVILPVPIYPGYEPLIRLSGGVPVLADTRNSGFKLTAEVLKPYLTERTKAVILGYPSNPTGRVMSREELKAVADLLRERDLFIISDEIYSELIYDAPHVSIATLSGMQERTIVINGLSKSHSMTGWRIGFTLAPAAITQHMVKVHQYNVTCASSISQYAALEALTAGVDDALPMREEYRKRRDYVHGRLTNMGIPLEKPEGAFYLFPSIAHFGLSSMDFTLKLLEEHGVAVVPGDAFSSYGEGYIRLSYAYGQDVLEQGLDKIERFVKRL
- a CDS encoding S-layer homology domain-containing protein is translated as MKQEYIAVTLLKKLKRFGIAWLSVVLVLSGGDPGLLSGRKASAEPASLVDTEVQSSPTTVGASVYTDVYVPGKLRIHDIQGAAHRSPYEGQKVTDVEGIVTMVKGSSFFIQEADDKVDQDEKTSEAILVHKPSSGVQVGDEVRVSGSVKEYTERTYASKPVDLTTTEIVASSVSVIAKDRPLPSPILLGKEGRVMPTSVVENDGMTVFDPEEDGLDFFESLEAMRVELKDAHVIGPYGYEIPVRIDNGANTGEVLTEAGGLMLTEESLNPQRILIDAKPSVPLKTGDRFAGPITGIVSYSFSNFKLLPERLPDIVSGGLQPANTRLVQDDRKLTVASFNVENFDPGDGKRIDQLGQAIAVNLNHPDIVGLLEVQDNNGEKDDGTTDASESFRVLIEAIRAHGGPEYAFTDIAPENNKDGGAPGGNIRVGFLYNPQRVTLTDKPKGDSVTSVTYGEQGLSLNPGRMDPLNAAFEYSRKPLAAEFEFEDQQVIVIANHFNSKGGDQAPFGGIQPPVRSSEIQRAKIATIVNGFVKSVLAQNHQANIVVLGDLNDFQFSETLALVRGQELTNLVDKLDEKERYSYIYEGNSQTLDHLLVSPSISESSVLDIVHINADFSTADGRVSDHDPLVAQIDLPRKTEEPPTDGGSGRNDDDDDDQQESNGSNNAGNNSSGNASGTVNNGQGQTANSGQNGNSSSGVNVVQAKSIVTEQNGLKRAVTQVPAVDIQNVIRNGLNGTLVIRAGEQADAKVLEVNLNGDALGAVLNDRIHTLRVETPQGGYELATGRLSLQKLADTWQVPVKQISLSFRVTPNEGMANRTDIPTGRKLVRAVDVVAELRSEDGRKQPLAGSDNSGKRYERYLLRAPATVDTSQLAVVKVSTNQAGQLSYHPVPFTASGEELTVYGRSGGTYVVLDGGEANVSGSFSDISGHWAQQDITRLATRLIVAGANQSAPTANKTGEMGLSNERFEPNGQVQRSELAAMLVRTLGLEHSDRTVTGFDDVQSEAWYADSVRTATAVGLINGYADGSFRPDTPVSREELAVIIERALRFAGTAEDTAVGSASASLSDAQAISTWAAPAVNTLSGLGIMKGDEKGRFAPAASVTRAEAATVLSRTMGKLNWAH